A single Lolium perenne isolate Kyuss_39 chromosome 6, Kyuss_2.0, whole genome shotgun sequence DNA region contains:
- the LOC127307477 gene encoding protein FAR1-RELATED SEQUENCE 5, with the protein MTGMVAELEKPGADTSNESAKKRGIHIVDGDEGSTVPESVSKKASKNTVETMMPASELSKEPVGKQSMEEGRPPSADDNYQELSSDIIEKNTDGLLADEVYEETNSVVHSLQQAEEQNHLHDNVENIEKASNNTSESDSDSSSGGDSDSGLGKYFYPKFEELETARKPEPGMKFQTLEDAHGFYNTYALLNGFVAKRGSNYKRKKYHLDCNRSGKPTLTQDPNKKRKRNSFEKTNCQAKVIVKLTKGQWEFTTVRNEHNHPLCSNPSLTNFFLSHKNMPIEEKSFLKVLQQSRIPPNKVMKIFRRMKSSFGNIPFKKKDATSLQIDEQHRTENSDVQKALKLFKELELRNPCFFYTKQTDKDDIVCSIFWTDTRSRMDYEIFGDFVSVDTTYTTNRHNLPFATIVGINNHGRTLLLGCALLHDRKAETLKWMFQTLLEVMGGKIPGSVVTSQDEAMAKAIVEIMPQVRHMFCKWDVMGKAHERIAAFMAARGNIKAELHSLVDNSLTETEFEEGWISLMQRYNASENEYLQFMWRIRKIWVPVYFRHDFYPFVQSLGCGEGTNLLFKDSVLPKDSIEKFIERYEEIQKKTIQTDDEDRQQAGTVPSCFSLQPIEKHASNIYTRQIFLKVQRELLHSTAFNVQEVQRGAVYRLEKVFNYQNAEFDRKYFEVLVEPGSSAFICQCAKFARDGILCCHIFRLFTQFGINEIPGQYIVPRWTDKFKEEKEKQYRQKCLEKTDSTTRYAMLMSKMADLGKKICGDGAKCNTFMLEFDSIQERLLMSQGESSQQ; encoded by the exons ATGACAGGAATGGTTGCAGAGTTGGAAAAGCCAGGAGCAGATACATCAAACGAATCCGCAAAGAAGAGAGGGATACACATTGTAGACGGCGATGAAGGTTCCACTGTACCAGAGTCGGTTAGCAAAAAG GCCAGTAAAAATACTGTGGAAACAATGATGCCTGCAAGTGAGTTGAGTAAG GAACCTGTTGGAAAACAATCAATGGAAGAAGGAAGACCACCATCAGCTGATGATAATTATCAG GAACTATCCTCAGATATTATTGAAAAGAACACAGATGGACTATTAGCAGATGAAGTGTATGAGGAAACCAATTCAGTCGTCCATTCACTGCAGCAAGCTGAAGAACAAAACCACCTGCATGATAATGTGGAAAACATTGAAAAGGCAAGCAATAATACAAGTGAAAGTGATTCAGACAGCAGCTCAGGAGGTGACTCAGATAGTGGACTAGGAAAATACTTTTATCCTAAATTTGAGGAATTGGAGACTGCAAGAAAACCAGAACCTGGAATGAAATTCCAAACCCTTGAAGATGCACACGGATTCTATAATACATATGCTCTCCTAAATGGCTTTGTGGCCAAGCGAGGTTCAAATTACAAGAGAAAGAAGTATCACCTAGACTGCAACAGGAGTGGCAAACCAACACTGACTCAGGACCCTAACAAGAAGCGGAAAAGAAATTCTTTTGAGAAGACAAATTGCCAAGCAAAGGTGATAGTGAAGCTCACTAAGGGACAATGGGAGTTCACAACAGTTCGGAATGAGCACAACCATCCGTTATGTTCAAACCCTTCTCTCACGAACTTCTTCTTGAGCCACAAAAACATGCCAATTGAAGAAAAATCGTTTCTAAAAGTTCTGCAGCAAAGTAGGATACCTCCCAATAAAGTTATGAAGATTTTTAGGAGAATGAAAAGCAGTTTTGGAAACATACCATTCAAGAAGAAAGATGCTACCAGTTTACAGATTGATGAACAACATAGAACCGAAAACTCAGATGTTCAAAAAGCGCTGAAGCTCTTCAAAGAACTGGAGCTGCGGAACCCATGTTTTTTCTACACGAAGCAAACAGATAAAGACGACATTGTCTGCAGTATTTTCTGGACAGACACAAGGTCAAGGATGGATTATGAAATTTTTGGAGATTTCGTGTCTGTTGATACTACTTATACCACAAATAGGCATAATTTGCCCTTTGCTACCATTGTTGGAATAAATAACCACGGGAGGACCCTCTTGTTAGGATGCGCCCTACTACATGATAGGAAAGCTGAAACCTTGAAGTGGATGTTCCAAACACTTTTGGAAGTGATGGGAGGAAAAATACCAGGATCAGTCGTGACAAGCCAAGATGAAGCTATGGCAAAAGCAATTGTAGAGATCATGCCACAAGTGAGGCACATGTTTTGCAAATGGGATGTAATGGGGAAAGCACATGAAAGGATAGCAGCCTTCATGGCAGCAAGGGGTAACATAAAAGCAGAGCTGCATAGCTTAGTTGACAACTCACTTACAGAAACGGAATTCGAAGAAGGATGGATTTCACTTATGCAGAGATACAATGCAAGTGAAAACGAGTACCTACAGTTCATGTGGCGAATAAGAAAAATCTGGGTCCCTGTTTATTTCAGACATGATTTCTATCCATTTGTCCAGTCACTCGGATGTGGCGAAGGTACAAATTTGTTATTCAAAGACTCCGTGCTTCCAAAGGACAGCATAGAGAAGTTCATCGAAAGATATGAGGAGATACAAAAGAAGACGATACAAACGGATGACGAAGATAGACAGCAAGCAGGAACTGTACCTTCATGCTTCTCATTGCAGCCAATAGAAAAGCATGCATCTAATATTTACACAAGGCAAATATTCCTGAAAGTACAGAGGGAACTACTCCATTCTACTGCATTCAACGTGCAGGAGGTACAAAGGGGGGCTGTCTACCGACTGGAGAAGGTTTTCAACTACCAGAACGCAGAGTTTGATAGAAAATATTTTGAAGTGCTAGTTGAACCTGGCAGCAGTGCGTTCATATGCCAATGTGCAAAGTTTGCCAGAGATGGAATACTGTGCTGCCACATATTCAGGCTCTTCACACAGTTTGGAATCAATGAAATACCAGGGCAATACATAGTTCCCAGATGGACTGATAAATTCAAAGAAGAGAAGGAAAAGCAGTACAGGCAAAAATGCTTGGAGAAGACAGACAGTACAACAAGATATGCCATGTTAATGAGTAAAATGGCTGACCTCGGCAAGAAAATATGTGGTGATGGCGCAAAATGCAACACATTTATGCTAGAGTTTGACAGTATTCAAGAAAGGTTGTTAATGTCCCAAGGAGAATCCTCACAACAGTGA
- the LOC127307473 gene encoding peroxidase 57-like: MALAAQTRAVLLVVAISVLGLATGGLAQLKNGFYTGKCGANDVETIVQGLVKTRVGRDAAIVAQLLRLQFHECAINGCDGGLLIDGPGSEKTATPNLSVKGYDLIATIKMELEKRCPGVVSCSDIEILATRDAAALAGVQKYSVRTGRRDRRRSSAADVKLPSEEDTAAQATSYFAGLGLTQLDMVVLLGAHTVGVTHCSKIKKTRLYSYGGKTGATDPSLHSDDVAVYKKYVCPNTASSDNNILYLDTQSSVSRIDNSYYKRLQGRHGVLSVDQNLYANGSSTKWHVDRLANTDHFSWLFPQALIKLSEINVLTGTQGEVRKVCSRFN, translated from the exons ATGGCCCTAGCAGCGCAGACGAGGGCGGTGTTGCTAGTGGTGGCGATCTCTGTGCTGGGGCTGGCCACCGGCGGCCTCGCGCAGCTGAAGAATGGGTTCTACACGGGCAAGTGTGGCGCCAATGACGTGGAGACAATCGTGCAGGGTCTCGTCAAGACCCGCGTCGGCCGTGACGCCGCAATCGTTGCCCAGCTCCTGCGCTTGCAGTTCCACGAGTGTGCCATCAAT GGCTGCGACGGCGGGCTTTTGATCGATGGTCCGGGGTCCGAGAAGACGGCAACGCCGAACCTGAGCGTGAAGGGTTACGACCTAATCGCGACTATCAAGATGGAGCTCGAGAAGCGGTGTCCCGGCGTCGTGTCTTGCTCCGACATCGAGATCCTCGCCACAAGGGACGCCGCCGCTCTGGCTGGTGTGCAGAAGTACTCTGTGCGCACCGGGCGGAGGGACAGACGGCGGTCCAGTGCCGCCGACGTGAAGCTTCCAAGTGAAGAGGATACGGCCGCGCAGGCAACCTCTTACTTCGCCGGTCTCGGCCTCACCCAGTTGGACATGGTGGTTCTGCTAGGCGCGCACACGGTGGGCGTGACGCACTGCAGCAAGATCAAGAAGACACGTCTTTATAGCTACGGCGGCAAGACCGGCGCGACGGACCCGAGCTTGCACTCGGACGACGTCGCCGTGTACAAGAAGTATGTGTGCCCCAACACAGCCTCGTCGGACAACAACATCCTGTACCTGGACACCCAGTCCAGCGTCTCTAGGATTGACAACAGCTACTACAAGAGACTGCAGGGACGTCATGGCGTGCTCTCCGTCGACCAGAACCTCTACGCCAACGGCTCCTCGACCAAGTGGCACGTCGACAGGCTCGCCAACACAGACCACTTCTCCTGGCTCTTCCCACAGGCGCTCATCAAGCTCAGCGAGATCAACGTGCTCACCGGCACGCAGGGAGAGGTTCGCAAGGTCTGCAGCAGGTTCAACTGA
- the LOC127307476 gene encoding uncharacterized protein, translating into MKRSQKAMSTRWAIIQASVNSFHGYHQELLTRAESGADLSQMFDRAMEVYARNSDGHKPFALMHCYSKLKGNEKWRLTRLSLSKGKDTIDLDAASATSAGRPTGNKAAKAALADAASCEKTHASITKCLADVSSTFLSRAKKNDEKWAELLKRQEEKLELKKRRDDMSLLRASTEGMSPRTRAAHNFFKGQILDDIETKMAAADAAAQEAAATAAATAAQEPAAASSTATPSWVVLSFTR; encoded by the exons atgaagaggagccaaaaggcaatgtcgacgcgatgggccatcatccaggcgtcggtgaactccttccatggataCCATCAGGAATTACTGACCAGAGCCGAGAGCGGCGCCGACCTCTCCCAAATG tttgatagggccatggaggtttacgcgaggaactcggatgggcataagccgttcgcgctgatgcattgctatagcaagctcaaagggaatgagaaatggcggttgacgcgcctgtcgctgtccaaggggaaggacaccattgatctggacgcggcgtcggcaacgtcggcagggcgtcctactggcaacaaggctgccaaggccgccttggccgacgccgcgtcgtgtgagaagacgcatgcgtcgatcacgaaatgcctcgcggacgtctcctcgacctttctctcccgcgCCAAAAAGAACGACGAAAAGTGggcggagctgctcaagaggcaagaggagaagttggagctcaagaaacgcagggacgacatgtccctgctgagagcgtcgacagagggaatgtctccccggacgcgggcggcgcacaacttcttcaaaggccagatcctcgacgacatcgaaaccaaaatggcggcggccgacgcGGCGGCCCAGGAAGCGGCAGCGACAGCGGCAGCAACTGCGGCGCAAGAGCCGGCTGCCGCGTCTTCGACTGCTACACCATC GTGGGTAGTACTATCTTTTACGAGGTAA